In Asterias rubens chromosome 15, eAstRub1.3, whole genome shotgun sequence, a genomic segment contains:
- the LOC117299810 gene encoding inositol polyphosphate 1-phosphatase-like, which produces MAALLCSLVALSEKAANLARIIRSEKALFDLLVEEKKGEQKNKRFLQDFKTLGDVLIQEMIRHDIAQKFPSLEDNVFGEESNTFTNTLGESITVAVQPTEAQTCTLLTKVLDGNACAASLLAKAVHQEIHMPPDSRLDNLSVEVDFDSLGIWIDPIDGTAQYIKGRSEDTPADGIHEEGLKCAIILIGVFNRNNGDSLMGVVNQPFDIIDQGDRWRGRHVWGVSCGDTQVNSLPSMPANNDPSTPGISVILSRSEEEDIKTALRPITDGKVKYAGGAGYKMLCTIDYLVDAYILSKGSTFKWDTCAPHAILKSMNGGMANLAKALEIYREFVKKGSGDGSDSAGLDLREAELRYEEPDANGSKEAGQKWANAGGIVAYRSKDVLLQVLETLSNYSNL; this is translated from the exons ATGGCAGCCCTCCTCTGCTCCTTAGTGGCACTTTCTGAGAAAGCCGCCAATCTTGCCCGTATCATCCGCTCGGAGAAGGCCCTCTTTGACCTCCTGGTGGAGGAGAAGAAGGGAGAGCAGAAGAACAAGAGGTTCCTCCAGGACTTCAAAACGCTGGGTGACGTCTTAATCCAAGAGATGATAAGACATGACATCGCTCAAAAG TTTCCCAGCCTGGAGGACAATGTCTTTGGAGAGGAGAGCAACACATTCACCAACACCCTTGGGGAGTCCATCACAGTAGCTGTGCAACCCACCGAGGCCCAAACATGTACTCTCCTGACCAAGGTGCTAGATGGAAATGCTTGTGCTGCATCGTTATTAGCCAAGGCAGTTCATCAGGAGATTCACATGCCACCTGATTCAAGACTGGATAATTTAAGCGTAGAGGTGGATTTTGATTCTCTGGGAATTTGGATTGATCCTATTG ATGGGACGGCGCAATACATCAAAGGGCGTAGTGAGGACACACCAGCAGACGGTATACACGAAGAAGGTCTTAAATGTGCAATAATACTAATAGGAGTGTTTAATAGAAACAATGGGGATTCACTGATGGGTGTGGTGAATCAGCCATTTGACATCATTGACCAGGGCGACCG TTGGCGAGGTCGTCACGTCTGGGGTGTAAGCTGTGGGGACACTCAGGTCAACTCCCTCCCGTCCATGCCAGCAAACAACGACCCCTCTACCCCTGGCATCTCGGTCATACTCAGCCGGAGCGAGGAGGAAGACATCAAGACGGCCCTTCGCCCCATCACGGACGGTAAGGTCAAATATGCGGGCGGGGCAGGCTACAAAATGCTGTGTACGATCGACTATTTGGTCGACGCCTACATACTTTCTAAGGGTAGTACGTTCAAGTGGGATACGTGCGCCCCACATGCTATTCTTAAATCAATGAATGGAGGGATGGCGAATCTCGCAAAAGCTCTGGAGATTTATCGAGAATTTGTGAAGAAGGGGAGTGGAGATGGTTCAGATTCAGCTGGTCTGGATCTGAGAGAGGCGGAGTTGAGGTATGAGGAGCCTGATGCCAATGGGAGTAAAGAAGCGGGACAGAAGTGGGCTAATGCGGGGGGGATAGTCGCCTATCGGAGCAAAGATGTGCTATTACAAGTCCTGGAGACACTATCAAATTATTCCAACTTGTAA